In one Armatimonadota bacterium genomic region, the following are encoded:
- a CDS encoding protoheme IX farnesyltransferase, producing MASESDHRAVASHNIDAAKAARYAKFALFILFATAFVVVFGAFVRASLSGDGCGTSWPICNSGIIPIEGALKTKIEFTHRATSGLLVLCTLGLVIWAYRLFPRRHPVRKAALGSLAFTLVSSLIGAILVISRWVVHDVSLGRAITMPLHLMNTFALMGSLALGVHLAKGGRVASFAGNGALAAAFKWTIGAFFLLGMTGAISAMGKTAYSTSLASANTFFERIQMHLGPNAPALLKGGLLHPLMAMAAGLILIFTCRLASDRREEDPRVELWAGRTVWLYVAQMAFGIANLVASAPVWMQLTHLALALFNWMALVMLAVHALPKPAAVAADGQTQTVTEKADPRDLIKAYIALTKPRVVSLLLFTTVAAMFIGARGAPDFWLVVVVCLGGYMSAGAANTINMLVEKDLDIAMERTSKRPTLTHVVSDRAASVFAAVLTVGSTALLWFGAHPLAAGMALCGLLCYVFVYTLWLKRRTWQNIVIGGAAGAFPPLVGYAAVTGELSPYAWFLFALIFTWTPVHFWALAILIKDDYAKAGVPMLPVVKGDRVTVMQIGLYAVITVILCALPLLQRQAGWIYAVGAGLLNLGLLAQCAGLWKKADRAHARSVFKYSMVYLALIFVVIAADRVWPI from the coding sequence ATGGCATCAGAGAGTGACCATCGGGCTGTTGCCTCCCATAACATCGACGCGGCAAAGGCTGCGCGCTACGCCAAATTTGCGCTCTTCATCTTGTTTGCGACGGCCTTCGTAGTCGTCTTCGGTGCCTTTGTCCGGGCCTCACTTAGCGGCGACGGATGTGGCACGAGTTGGCCGATCTGCAACAGCGGCATCATCCCGATCGAAGGGGCCCTGAAGACAAAGATCGAGTTCACGCATCGGGCCACCAGCGGCCTGCTGGTGCTGTGCACCCTGGGCTTGGTCATATGGGCCTACCGCTTGTTCCCCCGCCGACACCCGGTGCGCAAGGCGGCACTCGGTTCGCTGGCCTTCACACTAGTTTCGTCTCTCATCGGGGCCATTTTGGTGATCTCCCGGTGGGTCGTCCACGATGTTTCTCTTGGGCGCGCCATCACCATGCCGCTCCACTTGATGAACACCTTTGCACTCATGGGTTCCTTGGCGTTGGGTGTGCATCTGGCAAAAGGGGGGCGCGTGGCCTCTTTTGCCGGGAACGGGGCCCTGGCCGCCGCTTTCAAGTGGACGATCGGGGCATTCTTCCTTCTGGGGATGACAGGTGCCATCTCCGCGATGGGAAAAACGGCATATTCCACCAGCCTTGCCTCGGCCAACACGTTTTTTGAACGGATCCAGATGCACCTGGGCCCCAATGCCCCGGCACTCCTGAAAGGCGGGTTGCTGCACCCGCTTATGGCGATGGCAGCGGGTTTGATCCTGATCTTCACCTGCCGGTTGGCGAGCGACCGCCGGGAGGAAGACCCGCGGGTCGAGCTTTGGGCGGGCCGGACGGTGTGGCTCTACGTTGCCCAAATGGCGTTCGGGATTGCCAACTTGGTCGCCTCGGCCCCAGTTTGGATGCAGCTGACCCACCTCGCCCTGGCCCTGTTCAACTGGATGGCCCTAGTCATGCTCGCCGTCCACGCCCTCCCCAAACCGGCGGCCGTTGCGGCGGATGGCCAAACCCAAACGGTTACGGAAAAGGCGGATCCGCGGGATCTGATCAAAGCGTATATCGCCCTGACCAAGCCGCGGGTGGTTTCGCTCTTGCTTTTCACAACCGTTGCCGCCATGTTCATTGGGGCCAGGGGCGCGCCCGATTTTTGGTTGGTCGTGGTGGTGTGCCTCGGGGGCTACATGTCGGCAGGCGCCGCCAACACCATTAACATGCTGGTTGAAAAAGATTTGGACATCGCGATGGAGCGGACGTCCAAACGGCCGACCCTGACCCATGTGGTCTCCGACCGGGCGGCATCTGTTTTTGCCGCAGTCCTAACCGTAGGATCCACGGCCCTGCTTTGGTTCGGCGCGCATCCGCTTGCCGCCGGAATGGCCCTTTGCGGGCTGCTCTGTTACGTGTTTGTTTACACCCTGTGGCTCAAGCGCCGCACATGGCAGAACATCGTCATCGGCGGAGCCGCCGGGGCCTTCCCCCCGCTGGTTGGCTATGCGGCGGTAACCGGGGAACTCAGCCCGTATGCCTGGTTCCTGTTCGCGCTCATCTTCACCTGGACCCCTGTCCATTTTTGGGCTTTGGCGATCCTGATCAAAGACGATTACGCCAAAGCCGGCGTGCCGATGCTCCCGGTGGTCAAAGGCGACCGGGTCACTGTGATGCAGATCGGCCTCTATGCGGTCATCACGGTCATCCTTTGCGCCTTGCCGTTGCTCCAACGCCAAGCGGGATGGATCTACGCCGTCGGGGCGGGGCTTTTGAACCTGGGGCTCCTGGCCCAATGCGCCGGACTTTGGAAAAAAGCCGACCGGGCCCATGCCCGCTCGGTTTTCAAGTATTCGATGGTCTACCTGGCCCTGATTTTCGTGGTCATCGCGGCCGACCGGGTGTGGCCGATATGA
- the nrfD gene encoding polysulfide reductase NrfD, translating into MNDTPVDKDLLVGHHTNTSLDATIGDIVLVPATHNEPKVKTPIPGIFSSPWQIMFGIGFVFVNILLLSIAMLVWNGIGIWGNNQPVGWGFDIINFVWWIGIGHAGTLISAVLLLLRQKWRNSINRFAEAMTIFAVMCAGIYPLLHTGRPWVAYWLFPYPNWMALWPQFRSPLVWDVFAVSTYATVSVLFWFVGMIPDFGTLRDRAKSRFAQVAFGIVSLGWRGSAKHWHRYEHASIILAGLSTPLVLSVHTVVSFDFAMGIVPGWNVTIFPPYFVAGAVFAGFAMVITFAIPLRKWYKLESLITMKHLDWMAKVMLATGLIVFYGYFCEVFYAYYSGVPFETGLLHNRIALKDAPYSWAFWLLILFNGLIPQLMWAPKMRQNLKALFLVSMSVSIGMWFERYVIIPIGLTRDYVPGAFGFYSPTLWDFAMFFGTIGLFIFLMFLFVRFLPLINIFEMKELLHQMEHDEKHANGHAGNGKLVAATEEAGQ; encoded by the coding sequence ATGAACGATACGCCCGTCGATAAGGACCTGCTGGTCGGACACCACACCAACACCTCGCTCGACGCCACCATCGGCGACATCGTTTTGGTGCCCGCCACCCACAACGAACCCAAAGTCAAAACACCGATCCCCGGAATCTTTAGCAGTCCGTGGCAAATCATGTTTGGGATCGGGTTCGTGTTCGTCAACATCCTGCTGCTCTCCATTGCCATGCTGGTGTGGAACGGCATCGGGATTTGGGGGAACAACCAGCCCGTCGGCTGGGGCTTCGACATCATCAACTTCGTCTGGTGGATCGGGATCGGGCACGCGGGCACCCTGATTTCGGCCGTTTTGCTGCTACTCCGCCAAAAATGGCGCAACTCCATCAACCGGTTTGCCGAAGCGATGACCATTTTCGCCGTCATGTGCGCCGGCATCTATCCGTTGCTGCACACCGGCCGGCCGTGGGTCGCCTATTGGCTGTTCCCGTACCCCAACTGGATGGCACTGTGGCCACAATTCCGCAGCCCGCTCGTTTGGGACGTTTTCGCCGTTTCGACGTACGCCACCGTCTCGGTGCTGTTCTGGTTCGTCGGGATGATCCCCGACTTTGGGACGCTCCGCGACCGGGCCAAAAGCCGTTTTGCCCAGGTCGCTTTCGGCATCGTCAGTCTTGGATGGCGGGGAAGCGCCAAACACTGGCACCGGTACGAACACGCCTCCATCATCCTGGCCGGCCTTTCGACCCCGCTCGTCCTCTCGGTCCACACAGTCGTCTCCTTTGACTTTGCGATGGGGATCGTCCCCGGATGGAACGTCACAATCTTCCCGCCTTACTTTGTCGCGGGGGCCGTTTTTGCCGGATTCGCGATGGTCATCACCTTCGCCATCCCCTTGCGCAAGTGGTACAAGCTGGAAAGCCTGATCACAATGAAGCACCTGGACTGGATGGCCAAGGTCATGCTTGCCACCGGGCTCATCGTCTTCTATGGCTATTTCTGCGAAGTCTTTTACGCCTACTACAGCGGGGTGCCATTCGAAACCGGGCTCCTGCACAACCGCATTGCCCTCAAAGATGCGCCCTACAGCTGGGCGTTCTGGCTCTTGATCCTCTTCAACGGGCTCATCCCGCAATTGATGTGGGCCCCCAAGATGCGCCAAAACCTCAAAGCCCTGTTCCTGGTCTCCATGAGCGTTTCCATCGGGATGTGGTTCGAACGGTACGTCATCATCCCCATTGGCCTCACCCGCGACTATGTGCCGGGCGCGTTCGGGTTCTACTCGCCAACCCTTTGGGATTTTGCGATGTTCTTTGGGACGATCGGGCTGTTCATCTTCCTGATGTTCCTGTTCGTGCGGTTCTTGCCGCTCATCAACATCTTTGAAATGAAGGAGTTGCTCCACCAAATGGAACACGATGAAAAGCATGCTAACGGGCATGCCGGCAACGGCAAGCTCGTTGCCGCAACCGAGGAGGCAGGGCAATGA
- a CDS encoding SCO family protein has product MKGLRSVAVAAAAMAAGLAAAQFYSPPSRDITPSTSRIPAQAPSGIKVDQKLGTVISPDWTFTDQDGKTTTTGELFTGRPSLLLLVFYKCTGVCTTEIESVKKLIRSFKKDNAGELYNLTIVSIDPTETPEMAQAKRQEVIQAYNRPGTDKGLRFLVGDAKNIDGLADEVGFRFYRDPANNRITHPAALMVVSPKRRITRYFINDEFEAKPTLLALKDARDEKIGERDDRPFFLACVNVDPLTGQRSLNILNVVRTGGVITVLTIIGWIFGMNRQAKKQMKNAFEQQEGKD; this is encoded by the coding sequence GTGAAAGGCCTTCGCTCCGTCGCCGTCGCTGCCGCCGCCATGGCCGCAGGGCTCGCGGCTGCTCAATTCTATTCGCCGCCCAGTCGGGACATCACCCCGTCCACCAGCCGGATCCCGGCCCAAGCCCCTAGCGGCATCAAAGTCGATCAAAAGCTGGGCACCGTGATCTCGCCCGATTGGACCTTTACCGACCAGGACGGCAAAACCACCACGACCGGTGAATTGTTCACGGGCCGGCCCTCCCTGTTGCTTCTGGTTTTCTACAAATGCACTGGGGTCTGCACCACCGAGATCGAAAGCGTCAAGAAGTTGATCCGGTCATTCAAAAAAGACAACGCGGGCGAACTCTACAACCTCACGATCGTGTCGATCGACCCGACCGAGACCCCCGAAATGGCCCAAGCCAAGCGGCAGGAAGTCATCCAGGCCTACAACCGGCCCGGCACCGACAAGGGCCTCCGGTTCCTAGTCGGGGATGCCAAAAACATCGATGGGCTCGCCGACGAAGTCGGTTTCCGCTTCTACCGCGACCCGGCCAACAACCGGATCACCCACCCCGCCGCGCTTATGGTCGTGTCGCCCAAACGCCGCATCACCCGCTATTTCATCAACGACGAATTCGAGGCCAAACCCACGCTCTTGGCCCTGAAAGATGCCCGGGACGAGAAGATCGGCGAGCGAGACGACCGCCCCTTCTTCTTGGCCTGCGTCAACGTCGACCCGCTGACCGGCCAACGGTCGCTCAACATCCTCAACGTCGTCCGCACCGGCGGTGTCATCACCGTGCTCACCATCATCGGATGGATCTTCGGCATGAACCGCCAAGCCAAAAAGCAAATGAAGAACGCCTTTGAGCAACAAGAGGGGAAAGACTGA
- a CDS encoding DUF3341 domain-containing protein has protein sequence MSHGRDTSPKPYGVVAEFETPDALLEAAQKVRDAGYRDMDAYSPLPVHGLTDIMGWRDDKLGWVVFFHGILGFGAGYLLEWWTGSGPNISSTALQVNGLLPYTLNVGGKPEFSIPAFFPPAYELTILLSAFGATFGMLAFNGLPKPHHPIHNAASMARATSDRFVLCVEATDPRYDEDEVYDFMNGLNALSVERVMTTEGY, from the coding sequence ATGAGCCACGGCAGGGACACTTCCCCGAAACCGTACGGCGTCGTGGCCGAGTTCGAAACGCCGGACGCCTTGCTAGAAGCCGCCCAAAAGGTGCGCGACGCCGGATACCGGGACATGGATGCCTATTCGCCGCTCCCCGTACACGGCCTGACCGACATCATGGGCTGGCGGGACGACAAACTCGGGTGGGTCGTCTTCTTCCACGGCATTCTCGGCTTTGGGGCGGGCTATTTGCTGGAGTGGTGGACCGGCAGCGGGCCCAACATCAGCAGCACCGCCTTGCAGGTCAACGGCCTGTTGCCATACACGCTGAACGTGGGGGGCAAGCCGGAATTCAGCATCCCCGCCTTCTTCCCACCGGCTTATGAACTCACCATCTTGTTGTCGGCCTTCGGCGCAACGTTTGGGATGCTCGCCTTCAACGGGTTGCCCAAACCGCACCACCCGATCCACAACGCGGCCAGCATGGCCCGCGCCACCAGCGACCGGTTCGTGCTCTGCGTCGAAGCGACGGATCCCCGATATGACGAAGACGAAGTCTACGATTTCATGAACGGCCTCAACGCCCTTTCGGTCGAGCGGGTCATGACCACGGAGGGCTACTGA
- a CDS encoding 4Fe-4S dicluster domain-containing protein, translated as MGKSNDQGKGAPIRLYKGLDHYEAPETVAPWEADEFPDRESLKGLPRRDVLKLMGGAAMLAGLAGCRYQPIRKIVPFAQQPEGAVAGLHKRYATAAVKDGFAVSLLAEQVDGRPVRLDGNPLHATTLGSIDSRLCAEILNLYDPDRMKTPSFRGVPTGWNEVFTKIEEAVAVSAKGAGIRILSETVTSPTLARLASDLQTKLPGLKWHQYEPVNRDAETQASQMAFGQDLVPHYDFTRADVLVSIDCDLLHSGPMSIRYSRDVASRRNPDGDMSRIYAFESQPTTLGVSSDHRARVKPSEALGLVLAIAQGLGLPGASANPPSSVDKAMLDAAVADLRAAGRRAVLVAGSHLPAQVHAAVMAVNTMIGSEAATFRKNPQPVPSSQMADLADLVAAMNSNQVDTLIILGGNPAYTAPKDLGFKEALSKVKLKACLATHVNETAKLCDYALPETHFLESWGDGVAFDGTHCVVQPLIEPLYDGKSPIQVVGKFIGDTADPQALVKATAEAEKGGDWNAILATGFYEPASTGGAGPVNPTVTNGILGSLPSIQSGGTELLILPDPMIGDGRNANNMWLQETPNPVTNLVWDNALLISQKTADQLGVTAPYDKKTPVIGTPFYGKADMVEVTANGQTLEVPVWVNMGQADDVAILHMGYGRTEAGDFGTTRGESGGGGFDANSLRSSANPVWVSGVQIKKTGREYALANTQHHNTIDYRQEDRDRHIWKGASLAQYKSGKPFGEHEEGHHGEERDYNEFGKGEETSLYPGLDFKDDAKNNYQWAMTIDLSLCTGCQACVTACQAENNIPTVGKQQVMRGREMHWMRIDRYYKGTGKDLDKDNPPIVVQPVTCMHCEQAPCEPVCPVGATVHSHEGLNQMVYNRCVGTRYCSNNCPYKVRRFNFFHFSQRADNVPVLKMLQNPDVTVRYRGVMEKCTYCVQRINKARITAKKEGRAVADGEIKTACQVACPSQAIIFGDMRNPKNEVAMSRASKRNYLMLEELNTRPRTTYLSRVTNPNPALEEAH; from the coding sequence ATGGGAAAGTCTAACGATCAAGGCAAGGGTGCTCCAATCCGGCTCTACAAGGGGCTGGATCATTACGAGGCCCCGGAAACCGTCGCGCCCTGGGAAGCCGACGAGTTCCCCGACCGCGAAAGCCTGAAGGGGCTTCCACGCCGCGACGTCCTCAAGTTGATGGGCGGGGCGGCGATGCTGGCCGGGTTGGCCGGATGCCGGTATCAGCCGATCCGCAAAATCGTCCCGTTCGCCCAACAGCCGGAAGGTGCCGTGGCCGGGCTCCACAAACGGTATGCCACCGCGGCGGTGAAAGATGGGTTCGCGGTCAGCCTCCTGGCCGAACAAGTCGACGGCCGGCCCGTCCGGCTGGATGGCAACCCGTTGCACGCCACGACACTTGGCTCGATCGATTCCCGGCTTTGCGCCGAAATCCTCAACCTCTACGACCCCGACCGGATGAAAACACCGTCATTCCGGGGCGTGCCGACCGGGTGGAACGAGGTATTCACCAAGATTGAAGAAGCCGTGGCGGTTTCCGCCAAAGGGGCCGGAATCCGCATCTTGTCGGAAACAGTCACATCGCCGACGCTTGCCCGGCTCGCCAGTGATCTCCAGACCAAGCTTCCCGGGCTCAAGTGGCACCAGTACGAACCAGTCAACCGGGATGCCGAAACCCAAGCGTCGCAAATGGCGTTCGGCCAAGATCTGGTTCCGCACTACGATTTCACCCGTGCCGACGTCCTCGTCTCAATCGATTGCGACCTGCTGCATTCCGGGCCGATGAGCATCCGGTACAGCCGGGATGTTGCCAGCCGACGCAACCCGGATGGCGACATGTCGCGGATCTATGCCTTCGAAAGCCAGCCGACCACCCTTGGAGTCAGCAGCGACCATCGGGCCCGGGTCAAGCCGAGCGAAGCCCTCGGCCTCGTGTTGGCTATCGCCCAAGGGCTCGGGTTGCCCGGGGCATCCGCGAATCCGCCGAGTTCAGTGGACAAGGCGATGCTCGATGCGGCGGTCGCCGATCTCCGCGCAGCTGGCCGGCGCGCCGTCCTGGTTGCCGGATCGCACCTTCCCGCCCAGGTCCACGCCGCAGTCATGGCCGTCAACACTATGATCGGCAGCGAAGCGGCCACGTTCCGTAAAAATCCCCAGCCCGTGCCGTCCAGCCAAATGGCCGATCTGGCCGACCTGGTTGCGGCCATGAATTCCAACCAAGTCGACACCCTGATCATCCTGGGTGGCAACCCGGCTTACACGGCCCCCAAAGACCTGGGCTTTAAAGAAGCTTTGTCTAAGGTCAAGCTCAAAGCTTGCCTGGCCACCCACGTCAACGAAACGGCCAAGCTGTGCGACTACGCGTTGCCCGAAACGCACTTCCTCGAATCTTGGGGTGACGGAGTGGCGTTTGACGGCACCCACTGCGTTGTCCAGCCCCTCATCGAGCCTCTTTACGATGGCAAGAGCCCGATCCAAGTGGTTGGCAAGTTCATCGGCGACACTGCCGACCCGCAAGCCTTGGTGAAAGCCACCGCCGAGGCCGAAAAGGGCGGAGACTGGAACGCAATTCTGGCCACCGGCTTTTACGAACCCGCCAGCACTGGCGGGGCGGGGCCGGTCAATCCGACGGTCACGAACGGCATCCTCGGGTCGCTCCCGTCGATCCAATCTGGCGGTACGGAGCTCCTGATCCTTCCCGACCCGATGATCGGCGATGGCCGCAACGCCAACAACATGTGGCTGCAAGAAACACCGAATCCGGTGACCAACCTGGTTTGGGATAACGCCCTCCTGATCAGCCAAAAAACTGCCGACCAGCTCGGGGTCACCGCGCCATACGACAAAAAAACTCCGGTCATCGGCACGCCGTTCTACGGCAAAGCCGACATGGTCGAAGTCACGGCCAACGGCCAGACATTGGAAGTCCCCGTCTGGGTCAACATGGGGCAGGCCGACGACGTCGCCATCCTTCACATGGGGTATGGCCGTACGGAAGCCGGCGACTTTGGGACAACCCGGGGCGAATCCGGCGGCGGCGGCTTCGATGCCAACTCGCTGCGCAGTTCGGCTAACCCGGTTTGGGTGAGTGGTGTCCAAATCAAAAAGACTGGCCGGGAATATGCCCTGGCCAACACCCAGCACCACAACACGATCGATTACCGGCAAGAAGATCGCGACCGGCACATCTGGAAAGGTGCTTCTCTCGCCCAATACAAATCCGGCAAACCGTTCGGTGAGCACGAAGAGGGCCACCATGGCGAGGAGCGGGACTACAACGAATTCGGGAAAGGTGAGGAAACATCTCTCTACCCGGGGTTGGACTTCAAGGACGACGCGAAGAACAACTACCAGTGGGCGATGACGATCGACCTGAGCCTTTGCACCGGTTGTCAGGCGTGTGTCACCGCCTGCCAGGCCGAAAACAACATCCCCACCGTTGGCAAGCAGCAAGTGATGAGAGGCCGGGAAATGCATTGGATGCGCATCGATCGGTACTACAAAGGCACTGGCAAGGACTTGGACAAAGATAACCCGCCGATCGTTGTGCAGCCGGTCACCTGCATGCACTGCGAACAAGCGCCCTGCGAACCAGTCTGCCCGGTCGGCGCCACCGTTCACAGCCACGAAGGCTTGAACCAGATGGTCTACAACCGGTGCGTTGGCACCCGGTACTGCAGCAACAACTGCCCCTACAAAGTCCGGCGCTTCAACTTCTTCCACTTCAGCCAAAGGGCCGACAACGTCCCAGTGCTCAAAATGCTCCAGAACCCGGACGTCACCGTGCGCTACCGCGGGGTCATGGAAAAGTGCACCTACTGCGTGCAGCGCATCAACAAAGCCCGGATCACGGCCAAGAAGGAAGGCCGCGCCGTGGCCGACGGCGAAATCAAAACGGCTTGCCAAGTTGCCTGCCCAAGCCAAGCCATCATCTTTGGCGACATGCGCAACCCGAAAAACGAGGTCGCCATGAGCCGGGCCAGCAAACGCAACTACCTGATGCTCGAAGAGCTCAACACAAGGCCAAGGACCACTTACCTGAGCCGGGTCACTAACCCCAATCCCGCCCTGGAGGAAGCGCACTAA
- a CDS encoding phosphodiester glycosidase family protein: MRILAIGLAAGFGASAFGFSTSADGAAAHFTFVSGDRGYHAVVADTGSDLITPTAQVAPRLTNVWRLISQSQPVAAITGTFFAWENGKPVADVVVDGTQVATGYRGSILAVDWFGKPHILDTPTRKPFDYHAYRYAVRGGVRVLQSGVVANNPRSQGFTDSSIWGSAARTAVGITATGKLMFVATRSSVTLSALGKAMKSQGAVDALAMDGGGSTMLYFDGDLKISPNRGLCNLLLIEKRSPYDEAFRTYLARLGQTQAEGSLKGVMDSAGTQGER, from the coding sequence GTGAGGATTTTGGCGATCGGGTTAGCGGCCGGGTTTGGTGCATCGGCATTTGGTTTTTCAACGTCGGCCGATGGCGCGGCCGCCCATTTCACTTTTGTTTCGGGCGACCGGGGTTACCATGCGGTGGTTGCCGACACCGGATCTGACTTAATCACCCCCACTGCCCAAGTTGCCCCCCGGCTCACCAATGTGTGGCGGCTCATCAGCCAATCCCAGCCGGTTGCGGCGATCACGGGAACCTTTTTTGCCTGGGAGAACGGCAAACCTGTTGCCGACGTGGTTGTTGATGGGACGCAGGTCGCCACGGGTTACCGTGGCTCGATCTTGGCCGTGGATTGGTTCGGCAAGCCGCACATCTTGGATACCCCGACCCGCAAACCGTTCGATTACCACGCTTACCGCTATGCCGTGCGGGGCGGGGTGCGGGTGCTGCAATCGGGTGTCGTGGCCAACAACCCGCGGTCACAGGGATTCACCGATTCTTCGATCTGGGGTTCGGCCGCCCGGACGGCAGTCGGCATCACGGCCACCGGGAAACTGATGTTCGTGGCCACGCGGTCCAGCGTGACGCTTTCCGCCCTGGGCAAAGCCATGAAGAGCCAAGGGGCCGTGGACGCCCTTGCGATGGATGGCGGCGGTTCGACCATGTTGTATTTCGACGGGGACTTGAAGATCAGCCCGAACCGGGGGCTTTGCAACCTCTTGCTGATCGAAAAGCGCAGCCCTTACGACGAGGCGTTCCGCACCTATCTGGCCCGGCTCGGCCAGACTCAGGCGGAAGGGTCGCTCAAAGGTGTGATGGATTCTGCCGGCACCCAAGGCGAAAGGTAG
- a CDS encoding cytochrome c3 family protein translates to MAQLFKPSANSIASTSLLLAATAPLVLIVSGSLITRSPHNTKQFIPIDQPVPFSHKHHVKELGIDCRYCHNTVEEQANASVPATEVCMSCHSQIWTNSPMLEPVRDSYATGKPIKWNKVNAVPDFVYFDHSIHISRGISCNNCHGAVQEMPITWKGEAFSMAWCLDCHKHPEKYMAQFSASGMTGGDVPADGHNAEGANTLTPREQVFELYRKIAAGEELSETERELSKGGTQRIPNDEVHAGYKRMEEKGINVSQMADCWVCHR, encoded by the coding sequence ATGGCACAGCTCTTTAAACCGTCGGCAAACTCGATCGCAAGCACCAGCCTGCTCTTGGCGGCCACCGCCCCCCTGGTGTTGATCGTCAGTGGCTCCCTCATCACCCGGTCGCCGCACAACACCAAACAGTTCATCCCGATCGACCAGCCGGTTCCGTTCAGCCACAAGCACCACGTCAAAGAGCTCGGCATTGATTGCCGCTACTGCCACAACACGGTGGAAGAGCAGGCCAACGCCAGCGTGCCCGCAACCGAAGTCTGCATGAGCTGCCACTCGCAAATTTGGACGAACTCGCCCATGCTGGAGCCGGTGCGCGACAGCTATGCGACCGGCAAACCGATCAAGTGGAACAAAGTGAACGCCGTCCCGGATTTCGTCTATTTCGATCACTCGATCCACATCAGCCGCGGGATCAGTTGCAACAACTGCCACGGGGCGGTTCAAGAAATGCCGATCACCTGGAAAGGCGAGGCGTTCAGTATGGCGTGGTGCCTGGATTGCCACAAGCACCCGGAAAAATACATGGCCCAGTTTTCTGCCTCCGGCATGACCGGCGGCGATGTGCCGGCCGACGGGCACAATGCCGAAGGGGCGAACACGCTGACCCCCAGGGAACAGGTCTTTGAGCTTTATCGCAAGATCGCAGCCGGCGAAGAACTCTCGGAAACCGAGCGCGAATTGAGCAAAGGCGGCACGCAGAGGATCCCGAACGACGAAGTCCACGCCGGATACAAGCGGATGGAAGAAAAGGGGATCAACGTCTCGCAGATGGCTGATTGCTGGGTTTGCCACCGATAG
- a CDS encoding cytochrome c codes for MNLRRIAPIGLASLLLLAGCHLDMYQQPKIKSQSENLLFSDSRGTRMPVMGTIEFGKPREDTVFYTGYSEDGKLARQFPIVIDEKVMARGRERFNIYCQHCHGAAGDGKGMIAQRGFALVRPIGNYHTDRLRQMPVGHFFDVITNGYGTMYGHASRIKPEDRWAIVAYIRALQFSQSADAGDLDAESRAKFNLAGGPVNTGPMFVPAPNAPGTVPNPGPVEGRTIPQNQPPANGQGGNE; via the coding sequence ATGAACTTGCGTCGCATCGCCCCGATCGGACTCGCTTCGCTTCTCCTGCTCGCCGGGTGCCACTTGGACATGTATCAACAGCCCAAGATCAAATCCCAAAGCGAAAACCTGCTCTTCAGCGATAGCCGGGGGACGAGGATGCCGGTCATGGGCACCATCGAATTCGGTAAACCGCGTGAAGACACCGTGTTCTACACCGGCTATTCAGAAGACGGCAAACTTGCCCGGCAATTCCCGATCGTAATCGATGAAAAGGTCATGGCCCGCGGACGGGAACGGTTCAACATCTACTGCCAACACTGCCACGGCGCGGCCGGCGACGGCAAAGGGATGATCGCCCAACGCGGTTTCGCCCTTGTCCGCCCAATCGGCAACTACCACACAGACCGGCTCCGCCAAATGCCGGTGGGCCACTTCTTCGATGTGATCACCAACGGCTACGGCACCATGTACGGCCATGCCAGCCGGATCAAACCCGAAGACCGCTGGGCTATCGTGGCCTACATCCGGGCCCTCCAATTCAGCCAGTCTGCCGATGCCGGCGACCTCGATGCCGAATCAAGGGCCAAATTCAACTTGGCCGGTGGCCCCGTGAACACCGGACCGATGTTTGTTCCGGCGCCTAACGCACCGGGGACAGTCCCCAACCCAGGCCCTGTCGAAGGCCGGACTATTCCCCAAAACCAACCGCCCGCCAACGGGCAAGGGGGCAACGAATGA